One Roseomonas sp. OT10 DNA window includes the following coding sequences:
- a CDS encoding alpha/beta fold hydrolase, translating into MSSVTTRDGVEIFYKDWGPKDAQPIMFHHGWPLSSDDWDTQMLFFVMNGYRVIAHDRRGHGRSAQVSEGHDMDHYAADAATVAEHLDLRNAVHIGHSTGGGEVARYVAKHGQPGGRVAKAVLVSAVPPLMLKTAGNPEGLPIEVFDGFRKGVAENRAQLFRDVAAGPFYGFNRPGATVYQGVIDNWWRQGMMGGAKAHYDGIKAFSETDQTEDLKAITVPTLVLHGDDDQIVPIADAALKSIKLLRNGTLKAYPGYPHGMLTTHADVINPDLLAFVKG; encoded by the coding sequence ATGTCCAGCGTGACAACCAGAGACGGCGTCGAGATTTTCTACAAGGACTGGGGTCCGAAGGACGCCCAGCCGATCATGTTCCATCATGGCTGGCCGCTGTCGTCCGATGACTGGGACACGCAGATGCTGTTCTTCGTGATGAACGGCTACCGCGTCATCGCCCATGACCGGCGAGGCCATGGCCGTTCGGCCCAGGTGAGCGAGGGTCACGACATGGACCATTACGCCGCCGACGCCGCCACGGTGGCCGAGCATCTGGACCTGCGCAACGCGGTGCATATCGGGCATTCGACCGGCGGCGGCGAGGTGGCGCGCTACGTCGCGAAGCATGGCCAGCCGGGCGGCCGCGTCGCCAAGGCCGTGCTGGTTTCCGCCGTTCCGCCGCTGATGCTGAAGACCGCGGGCAACCCCGAGGGCCTGCCGATCGAGGTGTTCGACGGCTTCCGCAAGGGCGTCGCCGAGAACCGCGCGCAGCTCTTCCGCGATGTTGCGGCAGGCCCGTTCTATGGCTTCAACCGTCCCGGCGCGACGGTCTACCAGGGCGTCATCGACAACTGGTGGCGCCAGGGCATGATGGGCGGCGCCAAGGCGCATTACGACGGCATCAAGGCCTTCTCCGAGACCGACCAGACCGAGGACCTCAAGGCGATCACCGTGCCGACGCTGGTGCTGCACGGCGACGACGACCAGATCGTCCCGATCGCCGACGCCGCGTTGAAGTCGATCAAGCTTCTGCGGAACGGCACCTTGAAGGCCTACCCCGGCTATCCGCACGGGATGCTCACCACCCATGCCGACGTGATCAACCCGGACCTCCTCGCCTTCGTGAAGGGCTGA
- a CDS encoding alpha/beta fold hydrolase, protein MTASPPRGATVVLVHGAWADASSWRRVIPLLQREGIPVVAVQNPTTSLADDVAATRLTLDAIDGPVVLAGHSWGGTVITEAGNEPKVKALVFVAAFAPDAGQSTGDQVAAHPAPPGLSGVVPHGKGYLKMSVESWIANVAPDLPEEEARILAAVQTPLGAGTFGDRIGTAAWSNRPSWYIVSRDDRAVSVGLQRELAARLKARTTEVAASHMSLLSQPRAVADVIREAAMASGG, encoded by the coding sequence ATGACCGCTTCGCCTCCCCGCGGCGCCACGGTCGTCCTGGTGCACGGCGCCTGGGCCGACGCCTCCAGCTGGCGGAGGGTCATCCCCCTCCTCCAGCGCGAGGGCATCCCGGTGGTCGCCGTGCAAAACCCGACGACATCCCTGGCCGACGACGTCGCGGCCACGCGGCTCACGCTCGACGCCATCGACGGCCCGGTCGTCCTGGCCGGGCATAGCTGGGGCGGCACGGTGATTACCGAGGCCGGGAACGAGCCGAAGGTCAAGGCGCTGGTTTTCGTTGCGGCCTTCGCCCCCGATGCGGGACAGTCGACCGGCGATCAGGTGGCGGCGCATCCCGCGCCGCCCGGGCTGAGCGGCGTCGTGCCCCATGGCAAGGGCTACCTGAAGATGAGCGTCGAAAGCTGGATCGCCAACGTCGCGCCCGACCTGCCGGAGGAGGAGGCACGCATTCTCGCCGCGGTCCAGACGCCTCTGGGAGCCGGCACCTTCGGCGACAGGATCGGCACGGCCGCCTGGTCGAATCGCCCGAGCTGGTACATCGTCTCCCGCGACGACCGCGCGGTCAGCGTCGGGTTGCAGCGGGAGCTCGCCGCACGCCTGAAGGCACGGACAACGGAGGTGGCGGCCAGCCACATGTCGTTGCTCTCGCAGCCCCGGGCCGTCGCCGACGTCATCCGCGAGGCCGCCATGGCCTCCGGGGGGTAG